GGAGATGTTCCCTTGAATCGCTACAATAGGCTGGTTGACAGACAGCCCTTTAAATTGCAAGTAATTGGCGCGAATATTAATCGCGGCGTTGTGGTCAGCATGGCAAGTAAATTTGCACACACGACACTTAAACACAGACTGTTCAGGGCGATTGGAGCGGGAAACATGTTTGCATTGAGAACACTTTTGCGAGGTATAACGGGGGTCAACAAAAACAACACTGACTCCCGCAGCCTGCGCCT
The window above is part of the bacterium (Candidatus Blackallbacteria) CG13_big_fil_rev_8_21_14_2_50_49_14 genome. Proteins encoded here:
- a CDS encoding transposase — protein: VFENLTDIRGKTKLKKAQRKRLHKWSFAQLQTFVEYKAQAAGVSVVFVDPRYTSQKCSQCKHVSRSNRPEQSVFKCRVCKFTCHADHNAAINIRANYLQFKGLSVNQPIVAIQGNISFG